GTTCTTCTGAAAAATTCACCCTGCTATACCTTATGGGCGTTAGGTTGCGAGGATTTGAAAATCAATGGTATTACCATTCGCAATGCCATTGACGGTCCCAATACCGACGGTATCGATATTGATTGCTGCCGTCGGGTGCTTATTACCAACTGCAACATCGAAGGCGGCGACGATGCCATTGCCATAAAAAGCGATAGCGGACGATTGGGAGAAACGCGCCCTTGCGAAGACATAATTGTTTCTAATTGCATACTCAGCTCGCCGCCCGCTTGCGGAATACGTGTAGGATATGAAGGCGATTCGCCCATTCGGGATTGTATCTTCCAGAACCTGACCATCCGAAATTCAAACCACGGAATAAACGTGATTAGCGTATTGCCAAACCCCAATTATCCGTGCGCCATATTCGAAGGAACAAAAATCGAAAACATACAATTCAACAACATCATAATGCACAATGTTACTCAACCGATTTACATGTGGATGGGAAATGAAAAGCCGGATAAACCTTTTGGGGGTTACATGAAAAACATAAGCATCTCAAACCTTACGGCTACAAACGTTGGCAATAGCTTTATCGGAAGCATGCTTGAGGAGAAAAGCATTGAGGATATTACGTTATCTAACATAAAATTATTCCCGGGTAAAAGTATTTCGGAAAACACTTATGTGAATGTTTGGGGCAGTTGCCATCCGTACGTTCTATATGCAAAGAATGTATCGGGATTGCATATAAATGAGTTGGCTGTTGATTTCTCTTCAACAAAAGAGATTTGGCAACATGCTTTGCATTTTGAGAATGCTTCAGATATAAGACTGAACCTTTTTTCAGCTATCAAAGCGGAGAGAATACCTTTAAAACACTTGATCTTTGCAGAGAATTCGGTTTTGCAGATTTCCGGTAATAGTTATAAAAATAGAAAAAGCCAT
This portion of the Petrimonas sulfuriphila genome encodes:
- a CDS encoding right-handed parallel beta-helix repeat-containing protein, with translation MKNKVFYLFLILNMCFFYPGKAQKSLIPHNNVWNVTDFEAKGDGKTLNTIAFQQAIDNCAALGGGIVNVSAGCYVIGTIFLRNNVQLHIEPGAELLGSPNKQDYVPIPQKAGLEDKFFLIFAENAEHVSITGMGKINGNGDAFWHKEMLSEFVRKPKSWRPSGLIGFVNCRFFAINDVLLKNSPCYTLWALGCEDLKINGITIRNAIDGPNTDGIDIDCCRRVLITNCNIEGGDDAIAIKSDSGRLGETRPCEDIIVSNCILSSPPACGIRVGYEGDSPIRDCIFQNLTIRNSNHGINVISVLPNPNYPCAIFEGTKIENIQFNNIIMHNVTQPIYMWMGNEKPDKPFGGYMKNISISNLTATNVGNSFIGSMLEEKSIEDITLSNIKLFPGKSISENTYVNVWGSCHPYVLYAKNVSGLHINELAVDFSSTKEIWQHALHFENASDIRLNLFSAIKAERIPLKHLIFAENSVLQISGNSYKNRKSHFFLKKDSMSKIDIKN